From the Brassica napus cultivar Da-Ae unplaced genomic scaffold, Da-Ae ScsIHWf_4;HRSCAF=7, whole genome shotgun sequence genome, one window contains:
- the LOC106410351 gene encoding CTD small phosphatase-like protein 2 gives MPYIDMKSKTSKPLGVVSKKPKPTIRNSSSLPKISGHLESITTTATLTCQDEAKQQLGSDTFARDVKTNEPAEMLVEDTSQSQAFASSVDAASESVAKMEMACNHMLNSDTIFSPVLNDELDGADRVFTAGNSVHWEIPRWGGDESSNKICFDNQTCNVSDFFISDVLIASLPFDESGNNDAFTEISPLPHFIFPEQYMLLPYLEDGAANTDDVKSDADNRITLDNHDFFLAFNRTRSHNMQPEDIAESEQADDFDPQLFIKNQPELSDVVSSYWPRDTLRKKDVTLVLDLDETLVHSTLESCSGADFSFRVFFNMQENTVYVKQRPHLYKFLERVVELFHVVIFTASHSIYASQLLDILDPDGKFISQRFYRDSCILSEGIYTKDLTVLGLDLAKVAIIDNCPQVYRLQINNGIPIKSWYDDPTDDGLITILPFLETLAVADDVRPIIGRRFGNKE, from the exons ATGCCATATATAGACATGAAGAGCAAAACAAGCAAGCCTCTTGGTGTCGTCTCTAAGAAACCTAAACCAACTATTAGAAATTCATCCTCTCTCCCCAAAATCTCAGGGCACTTGGAAAGCATCACAACCACAGCTACTCTTACTTGCCAAGACGAAGCTAAACAGCAACTTG GTTCGGATACTTTTGCTCGGGATGTTAAAACCAACGAGCCCGCTGAAATGCTTGTTGAAGACACCTCTCAGTCTCAGGCGTTTGCATCTTCCGTTGATGCTGCTTCTGAATCAGTCGCAAAAATG GAGATGGCTTGCAATCATATGCTCAACTCTGATACAATATTTTCACCTGTTCTGAATGATGAACTCGATGGAGCTGATCGAG TCTTTACGGCAGGAAACTCTGTGCACTGGGAAATTCCCAGGTGGGGAGGCGACGAGAGCAGCAACAAGATTTGCTTTGACAACCAGACGTGCAACGTTTCTGATTTCTTTATATCTGACGTTTTAATTGCGAGCTTGCCGTTTGATGAGAGTGGAAACAATGATGCTTTCACCGAGATAAGCCCCTTGCCTCATTTCATATTCCCAGAGCAGTACATGTTACTGCCTTACTTGGAAGATGGAGCAGCCAACACAGATGATGTCAAGTCAGATGCTGACAACAGGATTACTCTCGATAACCATGACTTCTTTCTGGCGTTCAACCGGACAAGATCACACAACATGCAACCGGAGGATATTGCTGAATCTGAACAAGCTGATGATTTTGATCCTCAgctatttataaaaaatcagCCGGAACTATCGGACGTTGTATCCAGCTATTGGCCTAGGGATACCCTAAGAAAGAAGGATGTGACCCTTGTCCTTGATTTGGATG AAACTTTGGTCCATTCGACTCTGGAATCGTGCAGTGGTGCGGATTTTTCCTTTAGAGTCTTCTTCAATATGCAAGAGAACACGGTCTATGTGAAGCAAAGGCCACACCTGTACAAGTTCTTGGAGAGGGTAGTCGAACTGTTCCATGTCGTTATCTTCACGGCTAGCCACAGCATCTATGCTTCACAACTTCTAGATATATTGGACCCAGATGGAAAGTTCATATCGCAGCGCTTTTATCGAGACTCGTGCATTCTTTCGGAAGGAATTTACACCAAGGATTTAACTGTTCTGGGTCTTGATTTGGCCAAAGTGGCTATAATTGACAACTGTCCGCAG GTGTACAGGTTGCAAATAAATAACGGGATCCCTATCAAAAGTTGGTATGATGATCCAACTGATGATGGTTTGATTACTATACTTCCCTTCCTAGAGACTTTGGCTGTTGCTGATGATGTTCGGCCTATCATTGGCAGGAGATTTGGTAACAAGGAATAA